In the Drosophila biarmipes strain raj3 chromosome X, RU_DBia_V1.1, whole genome shotgun sequence genome, one interval contains:
- the LOC108023313 gene encoding uncharacterized protein LOC108023313 isoform X2 → MDHIYLTLLLKLLQLAGRERIARGIIVHIFMLILSFELDLPGTLELTVLVCTSEQPEFRCYRRCWSWFLRVLVEIPREKPNWTLPWRQQARIAMGSPFSNLQPLKISIGSDLINSPEGYDLCTIFVECG, encoded by the exons ATGGATCATATATATTTGACCCTTTTGCTAAAATTACTACAACTGGCTGGAAGAGAGAGAATAGCAAGGGGCATCATCGTTCACATCTTCATGCTTATCCTGTCCTTCGAGCTGGATCTGCCCGGAACTCTGGAACTAACCGTGCTCGTATGTACATCCGAACAACCGGAATTCAGATGCTACAGACG ATGCTGGTCGTGGTTTTTGAGAGTCCTGGTCGAGATCCCGCGCGAGAAGCCCAACTGGACATTGCCCTGGAGACAACAGGCTCGTATTGCCATGGGCAGCCCTTTTTCCAA TTTACAACCTCTAAAAATATCCATCGGCTCGGATTTGATAAATTCTCCAGAGGGGTATGATCTCTGTACTATTTTCGTCGAATGTGGATGA
- the LOC108023313 gene encoding uncharacterized protein LOC108023313 isoform X1 has product MDHIYLTLLLKLLQLAGRERIARGIIVHIFMLILSFELDLPGTLELTVLMLVVVFESPGRDPAREAQLDIALETTGSYCHGQPFFQHFSDTTKGFVGFEDIRLTGHSVSCPLWSATPQPYPLDQRGSGHRRAGPLHADNVRGLSHAEIAVGQVC; this is encoded by the exons ATGGATCATATATATTTGACCCTTTTGCTAAAATTACTACAACTGGCTGGAAGAGAGAGAATAGCAAGGGGCATCATCGTTCACATCTTCATGCTTATCCTGTCCTTCGAGCTGGATCTGCCCGGAACTCTGGAACTAACCGTGCTC ATGCTGGTCGTGGTTTTTGAGAGTCCTGGTCGAGATCCCGCGCGAGAAGCCCAACTGGACATTGCCCTGGAGACAACAGGCTCGTATTGCCATGGGCAGCCCTTTTTCCAA CACTTTTCCGACACCACGAAGGGATTCGTTGGCTTCGAGGACATACGATTGACTGGCCATTCGGTTTCTTGCCCACTTTGGTCTGCAACCCCTCAACCATACCCACTTGACCAAAGGGGTTCTGGCCACCGGCGAGCAGGCCCTCTGCACGCCGATAATGTCCGTGGGTTATCTCACGCCGAGATCGCAGTTGGACAAGTATGCTGA
- the LOC108023313 gene encoding uncharacterized protein LOC108023313 isoform X3, producing the protein MDHIYLTLLLKLLQLAGRERIARGIIVHIFMLILSFELDLPGTLELTVLVCTSEQPEFRCYRRCWSWFLRVLVEIPREKPNWTLPWRQQARIAMGSPFSKGV; encoded by the exons ATGGATCATATATATTTGACCCTTTTGCTAAAATTACTACAACTGGCTGGAAGAGAGAGAATAGCAAGGGGCATCATCGTTCACATCTTCATGCTTATCCTGTCCTTCGAGCTGGATCTGCCCGGAACTCTGGAACTAACCGTGCTCGTATGTACATCCGAACAACCGGAATTCAGATGCTACAGACG ATGCTGGTCGTGGTTTTTGAGAGTCCTGGTCGAGATCCCGCGCGAGAAGCCCAACTGGACATTGCCCTGGAGACAACAGGCTCGTATTGCCATGGGCAGCCCTTTTTCCAA AGGGGTATGA